The window GTTTATCCCCAAGAAAGCGAAAAAATTCTAAGTTATCAACAGAATATCCTGGAAACATTTAAAAACATAGGATTTAAGAAGATATTAATTGACCTTGAAGGTTATAAACCCCCGCTTAAGCCTGGTTATTCCAGGTCGTAAGACCAGATGGGAAGGATGTCTTTTTTGTGTAATTCTTCTTCGATAGAGGGTGGAAAATCGTGAGCTACAAAGATTTTAAAGACAGGAAGCCCTTCTTTTTCTGCAAGGGACTTACACAACTTTTCAAAACGCGAGATTTCTTTTTTAGAAGGTCTGACTTTGGCTTCGCCAAGGATAAGTACCCTTTCGCCATTGAGCTTGGCATAGCCGTAGATATTTAGCTGCCTTTCTTTCCCGCGGACTTTGACGTACTTTCTTAACAGGCGATCTTCTACTTTTAATCCATATTTTGAAAGTATGCCTGGCAAGGCCTTATAAGCGCGGTTCTCAAGGGTGTAGCCCACGGTATCAGAAAGCCCTTCTACACGTTCTTCCAGGCGGTCAAGCCTTTTAAGTGCCCCGCGCAATACTTCTTCGGTCTTCTTCTGGGCTTCGGCGAGCTCGTTAAGCCGCTCTTCGGTCTTCTTCTGGGCTTCGGCAAGCTCGTTAAGCCGCTCCTCGGTCTTCTTCTGGGCTTCTGCGAGTTCGTTGAGCCGCTCTTCGGTCTTCTTCTGGGCTTCTGCGAGTTCGTTGAGCCGCTCTTCGGTTCTCTTCTGGGCTTCAGCAAGCTCGTTTAGCCGCTTTTCGGTCTTCTTCTGGGCTTCGGCTAATTCGTTAATAGCCTGCCAAACACGACGGAAGTTTTCTTCTGTTCTTTCTGCAAAGGCTTCGAATCTCTTTTCAAAGGCCTCAAAATCTTTCTTGGTAAGACGCTCACCGAGTTCTTTGTCAATAAGGCCAAAAAACTCCGCAAGGGGTTCTCTCAGCTCAGGCGGGACTTTTTCAAGAATTTTCAGCAAACGGAGTTCGACATCCATATTCCAAAATTTAGCATAATTTGTTTTAAAGGGCTATTATTTTCAAAAATCTCTTTTTACCAACCCGCAGCACGTATTCTTTGCCCGCATCAAGGCTTATTTCCTCTGAAGAAACTTTTTCACCATTAAGGTGAATGCCTCCCTGAGAAATCAGCCTGCGTGCCTCTGAGGCGCTTTTTACCAGGCCCTGCTCTTTGAGAAAGCGCGGAAGATAAAGTTCTTTTGCTTCTGTCTTGACCTCTGGCATATCATCGGGCACACCGCCTTTGGCAAACACCTTTTCAAACTCCTGGGCAGCCTTTTCAGCGGCGCGAGGGCTGTGATACCGGGCGACTATTTCTTTAGCAAGCTGCATCTTAAGGTCCTTGGGATTAATCTTCCCTTGAGCGGTTTCCTCTTTCCACCTGGCTATTTGTTCAAGGGGAACATCAGTTAAAAGTTCGTAATAGCGCCACATGAGCTCATCACTAATAGACATAATTTTGCCGAACATTTCTTGGGGAGGCTCGGTAATACCAACATAATTGCCGAGCGATTTGCTCATTTTCTGTACCCCGTCGAGACCCTCAAGAATAGGCACCGTAATAATGACCTGGGGCTCTTGGCCGTATTCACGCTGGATATCGCGCCCTACAAGGAGGTTGAAAAGCTGGTCAGTGCCCCCAAGCTCTACATCAGCCTTAAGGGCTACAGAGTCGTAAGCCTGTATCAAAGGATAAATTAACTCGTGAATGCCAATGGGGCGGCCGGTTTCAAAACGTTTTTTGAAGTCTTCCCTTTCAAGGATGCGCGCCACGGTGTATTTGGCGCACAAACGAATAAAATCTTCGGCATTGAACTTGGACATCCACTCGCTGTTAAAAACCACTTTGGTTTTAGCTTCATCAAGGATTTTGAAAACCTGTTCAGCGTAAGTCTTGGCGTTTTCCAGAACCTGCTCACGGGTAAGGGGCGGACGTGTTTCTGAACGCCCAGAAGGATCACCGATCATCGCCGTAAAGTCACCAATAAGAAAATAAACTTCGTGGCCAAGGTCCTGAAAATGGCGCATCTTGCGCAGAAGAACCGTATGACCAAGATGAAGATCAGGGGCCGTGGGGTCAAAACCCGCTTTTATCCGCAGGGGGGTGCCTGTTTCCTGAGAACGTTTAAGTTTTGCAAGGAGTTCTTTTTCCTCGATAATATCAACGGTTCCGCGTTTAAGGTATTCAAGTTGCTCTTCAGGGGTCATTTTAGACGCCATTTCTTGCCTCCTCGTTTGATTAGGCTTCCAAAAATAACGCAAGGAGGCGTAGGTGCAAGGACTAACAAATACGTGGAAGGGGCTCACCACTAAGTGGAGGAACAGGGCGTTTTCCCCCAAAAGTTGTTTGTAGGTAAAGGCCTTGCGGCGAAGCCACCACCTCGCCTATTTCAGCGGCACCCTGGCATTCGTCAAACTGCCGTAAGAACCTGACTATCTCTCCTGAGAAGGAAGCCTCACAAACCAGGACAAAACGCCCCTCAGAGGCCAGGTACAAGGGATCTAAGCCAAGGATTTCACACCCGGCCTTAACCTGTGGCCTTATGGGAATCTTTTCTTCATAAAGGAAGATCCCCTTTTGCGAAGCCTGAGAGAATTCGTGAAGCACTGAAGCCAGGCCACCTCGGGTGGGATCGCGCATTACCCGCACGGCATCTTTGAATTCTTTTAAAAGCGCAGCACATACGTGATTTAAGGCCTGGGAATCACTTTTTAAGCCTTCCAGGCCCAAATTTTCTCGTGCGGCAAGGACCGCAAGGCCATGATCTGCAATAGGCCCAGAAACAATTACCTTATCGCCTTCTTTTATATGGCAGGGATCAAGAGAGACTCCCTGAGGTATTAACCCTATGCCTGTGGTGTTTATATAAACTTTATCTCCTTTGCCCCGGGGGACTACTTTGGTGTCTCCACAAACAATTTCTACCCCTGCCTTTTTAGCTGCCTCTGCCATAGAGGCGGCTATTTTTTTAAGTTCGTCAAGCAAAAGGCCTTCTTCAAGAATAAAGGCCGCTGAAAGATAAAGGGGCCGCGCCCCCACCATGGCCAGGTCGTTAACCGTGCCGTGGACCGCAAGGGAACCAATGTTTCCGCCAGGAAAAAAAATCGGATCAACTACAAAGCTGTCTGTGGTGAAGGCAAGGTTATTGCTTTCAAACGAAAGGACTGCACTATCAAGCAGAGGAACTTTTTTAAAACAAGCTAAAAAAACTTCCTTTATAAGGCGCTCGGTGGCCTTACCGCCGCTTCCATGTTCAAGGAGAATGATTTCGTCTATTCCCATACGCCGTCTATCTTTGCCCCGCACTTAGGACAGGTGCCGTGCTCTGTTAAGCGAAAACTATGCACCATAAACCCGTAACGTTCAATTAAAATTTCACCGCACTGCCAACAAAAAGTACTTTCACCTTCTTCGCCGGGCACGTTACCTGTGTAGACATACTTCAAGCCTACCTTTTTGCCAATCTCGTAGGCGCGTTTCAGGAGCTCCACCGGGGTAGCAGGGCGCGTAAGAAGTTGGTAGCGCGGATAAAAACGCGTTACGTGCCAAGGAGTCTCAGGACCAAGCTCTTCCTTAATAAAAGTCGCTATTTCCGTAAGCTCCCCTGGATCGTCATTTTCACCAGGGATAATAAGGGTGGTTACCTCAAGCCAGACCCCTTGGTTTTTCAGGTGTTTTAAGGTTTCAAGCACAGGCTTAAGCCTCGCCTTGCAGTGTTTGCGGTAAAACTCATCACGAAAAGACTTAAGATCAATGTTTGCCGCATGCAAATCAGGATAAATCATATCAAGGGCCTCTTTGGTCATGTAACCATTTGAAACAAAGACGTTCCTTAACCCAGCCTTAGTAGCCAGCTTGGCACAATCATAGGCAAATTCAAAAAAAACAGTTGGTTCGTTATAGGTGTAAGAAATTGTCTGGCAGGCAGTGGCAAGAGCAGCTTCAACCACGCCTTGGGCAGTAGCGTCTTCTCCTATAACCCTGCCTTCAATCCTGGGAAACTGGGAGATTTCATAGTTTTGACAAAAATCACATTGAAAATTACACCCTACGGTGCCGATAGAAAAGCTTCTTGAGCCGGGCAAAAAATGAAAAAGGGGTTTTTTCTCTATAGGATCGACGTGTTTGGCGATAATTTTGCCGTAAACCAAAGAATAAAGAATGCCATTTTCGTTGAAGCGCACGTGGCAGAGACCAAACTTACCCGGTGGAATCTGGCAAAAATGATTACAAAGCTTACACTTTACGTTCTTATCAGGGAGTTTCTCATAAAGTAAAGCCTCGCGCATATCCCCCTCCTATGTTGGGTTTCTTTTGTCACTAGGAGTACTTTTTATTTCAACATTGCTCTTTGGGATCCGTTCCTATTTTTCGACACAAAAAATGGGAACGGGTCCTAAATAACAAAATAGGCACGAGAAAGATTTTGTAAATTCACATTAAAGCTTTAGCCCCAAAATTACGAGAAAAAAGAAAAAAGTACCCAGGGAGGCGAAATGAGTAAGTCGCTCATTGTTGATGCGCTCGAAGCTTCGGTGACAGAAGTTATTTCCACTTTCACCGGCCAAAAACCAGAAATTGGGAAAAGTTTTATCAGAAAAGAAATTGAATCGCTAGGGGAAGTTTCTGCAATTCTTGGGCTAACCGGCAAGGGCTTTACTGGTACTTTTGTGGTCACTTTTGAAAAAGAATGCCTTTTTGATATTGTAGCTGCGCTTTTTGGCACACGCCCTGAAACCATAAACGACGAAACCAGAGACGCCGCCGGAGAGATGGCCAATATGATATGCGGTGCCTTTAGGCGGCGCTTTGAAAAACAAGGTATCAGCCTTCAAAGCTCAACCCCTGCCATTGTGAGCGGGGAAAATCACACCCTGGATATCCTTTGTAAGTCACAAAGGCTTGTCATTCCCTTTTCCGTTAACGGGTCAAAATTATTCGTTGAGTTTTGTCTGGATAAAAAATAGCCCTTTCATCTTGTTTTGGGCATATATGCCTTTTATGCTTTTCTTTCATGAAAATTTTAGTATTAGGTGGTATTAAAAGCGGAAAAAGTAGCTTTTCCCTAAAACTTGCTGAAAAATATCCCCAGCCTAAAATATTTCTTGCCACTGCAGAGCCCTTTGACACGGAAATGGCTGCCAAAATAAAAAAACACCGCCAAGAGCGCGGGAAAAACTGGCAAACTATCGAAACCCCCTTAGAGCTTGCTACCGCTTTAAAAACTATCGAAAACCCCGGGGTGGTGGTGCTTGATTGTCTTACTGTCTGGCTGGGAAATCTTTTTTACCACCAAAAAAACCTTACTTGTTACGTCGAAGACTTGCTCACAGCACTAAAAACCATAAATTTCCCTTTAATCATTGTCTCCAACGAAGTGGGCCTGGGACTTATGCCTGCTGAACACGAAACAAGAGTTTTTGCCGAAAATCTTGGGCTTCTTAATCAACGTGTGGCCAGACTGTGTGATGAGGTTTTTTTGCTGGTGGCTGGCAATCCTCTCAAAATCAAATAAAAAGTTCTAGTCAGAAGCTCAACTAGTGTTAGAATAGCTGCCAAATGTAAATTATTCTCAACTAATGGAGGTTGATATGCCAACACGTGAAGAAATAATGGAAGCCCTTAAAAAGGTCAAAGATCCGGAGCTTGGACGGAGCCTTCCTGACCTCGGCATGATTCGCGACGTAAAGATCGACGGAGACAAAGTCATCGTCACCGTAGCCCTTACCATTGCAGGCTGCCCAATGAAAAAGCGCATTTCCGACGATGTTAAAAAGGCTGTCTCTGAAGTGCCCGGAGTAAAAGAAGTTGAAGTTGAGTTAACCACCATGACTCCTGAAGAAAGGGAAAAAATATTTGGCAAAAAGAAACCAATCGACGAAAAAAAGGCCTTAAAAGACGTTCGTCACATTATTGCCGTGGCTAGTGGCAAGGGGGGCGTAGGGAAAACCACCGTAGCGGTAAATCTTGCGGTAGCCCTTGCCAAAAAGGGATATAAAGTTGGCATCCTTGATGCTGATATTTACGGGCCCAATGTCCCGCTGCTCATGGGTCTTGAAGGCGAAAGGCCCTTTACCAGAGACAATCTTCTTATTCCACCTGAACGTTACGGCATTAAAGTGATGTCTTTTGGTTTTTTGGCCCCTGAAGGCCAGGCTATTATCTGGCGTGGGCCGTTAGTACACCGTGCGCTTTCAGAACTTGCCGAAGTAGTGGATTGGGGTGTGCTTGACTTCCTAGTGGTTGACCTTCCCCCTGGCACAGGGGATGCCCCTTTAACCGTGGCTCAGGTCTTTCCTTTGCGCGGAGTTGTTATCGTGACCACCCCTCAAAAAGTAGCGATCTCTGACGTGGTGCGCTCGGTAGATATGTTTAACGAGCTTGGCACCCGCATCTTCGGGATCGTGGAAAATATGTCTTACCTAAAAACCATCGGCCCTGATGGCAAAGAACAAATAATCCCGGTTTTTGGCGAAGGTGGCGGTGAAAAACTTGCCCGGGATCTTCGCGTTCCGTTTCTTGGTAAAATCCCTCTTGACCCAGATATTGCCAAAAGTGGTGAGGTTGGAAAACCCGCAGCCCTTGACCCTGAAAGCGAGATAGGAAAAGCTTTTGCTGATATTGCCGAAAAAATCGTAAAGGCATCTCTTGAGTTTGAAAAAATGGGAAGCTGTGGACTTAAAAAGGCATGATGACGGTTTACGAAAGACTCCTTGAAAAAGCGCTTTCCAAAGGCCGAGGCCGCATAGTAGCCGATGTACGCATCGGCCTCGGCTATACCGCAGTAAAACTTGACAACGGAAACATTGGTCTTGCCTATACGATTATCGAAGGCAAAAAAAGCTGTAACGTCCTTGAACCAGAAGTAACTTTTGCTGGCAAGCCTGCTGATATCGTGGCCAAATATTTTCTATCTGCCAACAACATTGAAGCTGCCGTAGGGCTGGCCACCATAAATGCCATCTTAAACACAGAACGAGACGACTATCTCTTTGAAGATCCTCTTACGCTTGCCAATATTTCTCCTGAAGACAAAGTAGCCATGGTTGGATTTTTTGAACCCCTTGCAGCCCGCTTAAAAGGCAAAGTAGCGGAATTCTGGATCTTTGAACGCGAACCTGCAAGATTTACCGAGACCCTTAGAGAAGCTGACATGTTTGACTATCTCCCTCAGGCAAGCGTAGCCATTGTCACGGCCGTAACCCTGATTAACAAAACCCTGGAAGAAATACTTGATTATCTTGGCAATGCCCGCGAAGTCATACTTCTTGGAGGAAGCACCCCTCTTTTTCCTCAAGTTTTTCACGACTATCCCATAACTATCCTCTCAGGGCTTTTGACAAAAAATAACGAAATACTAAGGGTTGTAAGCGAAGCTAAAGGAATGAAGGCCTTTAAACCATTTGTAAAAAAGGTTAGTCTTAGGATCAAATGAACCTTCCAGAATTCACCTTAAAAGAAAAAATTGAACTTTTAGCAGGAATTATTCTTTGCATTCTTTTTAGTATCCGTTACTACCCTGAAAACCTAGAAAGAACCTTTTATGAGTCTTTTCGCTGGATGTTTAGCTTCTTTGTCTATAGTGGTCTCATGGCTTACATGTTTCACGGCTTTTGCCGCAAGATCTTGAAACAGACATTTTCCCTGAAGACAGGGATAAAAATGACCATCTGGCTGGCCCTTTTGTCCGCCATTGTCCAGTCCATGCATGAAATGCTAAAGCATCAACCTTAATCTTCTAAAGGCCCCACGGTAACCAAAACATAAGGTTTGTTTTCAAGATATTTTTTAGCAACTTCTGAAATATCTTCCCATTCAACATTTTGGATTTTCTGGATATAACGCAAGCCATAATTATAACCAAGCCCTAAAACTTCGTTTACGGCCTGATCCATAGCTTGCGACATGTTAGTTTGAAGGCCGGTAATATAGCGGCCCACCAACCAACGTTTGGCCCGTTTGATCTCTTCGTCGGTAACACCTTCTTGGTTAACCTTGGCAATTTCGCGCCAAAGCCCAGAAAGGGCTAACTTTTTCTTCGCAGGTTCTGTGGCAATGTAAAATCCTATACCACCGGTGTTGATACCCAAAGTAAGAAATGAGGTTACAGAGTATGCCAGGGCTTCCTCATCGCGCAGAGTTTTAAACAACCTGCCTCCCTGCCCGGCAAGCACAGCATTAAGTACTTCCATGGCATACCGGTCCTCGGAAAACATACTTGGCCCTCTAAAACCCAAAATCAAATGGACTTGCTCTCTGTCGATATTGATGGTTGAAAGCTTGGGTTCAAGAAGTGGCTCAGGCTCTTTATCTTCAGGAAGGGGCTTAGCTTCCTTTTGCCAGGTACCAAAATATTTTTCTAGAAGCGGCATAATTTTTTCAGGATCAACATCTCCTACGATGGAAAGAACGCCGCGAGATGGTGCAACATAATCTTCATAGGCCTTTTTAATGGCTTCCGCATGGAGATTTTCGATAACATCGCGAGAACCTAGGATATTTAAGCCGTAAGGATGTGGAGCAAAAAGTAAGCGATAAAATTCCCTGATAGCAAGCTGGAGGGGATCATCTTCCTGACGGGCTAAGGCAGCCAACAGCTCTGGCTTTAATTTTTCGAGCTCGGACTCAGAAAAGGCAGGCTTTTCAGCAACTTCCGCAAAAAGACTTAGTGCTTTTTCTAAATTTTCAGAAAGGAAGCTTCCCTTTAGGCCAAAGGTATTTCTTCCAGAAAATCCAGCAATTTCTCCCCCCATGGATTCCACCAAAGTAGCCAGCATATCCGCTGATTTTTCAAGAGTGCCTTTAGTCCACAAAGAGGCAAGCGCGCGGAACAGGCCGTTTGTCTTTTCGGTTTCAAAACGTAAGCCTCCAGGAAAAACAAGGGCCATAGAAAAAGCAGGAACGTCTTTTTGGGGGGTAATAAGAACAGTTAAGCCGTTGGCAAGCTTCTTTTTGACCGTTGGGGAAACCCAATGTTCCATCCCAGGTGAAATCCCTGAGGCCTCCATTTCCGCTTCTTCAACAAGGACCTGTAAATCTTCTGGAGAAATAAGTTGAGAGACATTTTGAGCCAAAAGCCCCGCTACTACTGCTTGAGGCGTAAAATACTTTTCGGCAACTTCTTTTATCTGGGCGGCGGTTACTTTTTTAATAGCCTCAAGGTACTTTTTGGCTTTAAGTGGATCCCCTGTAAGAATTTCAAAAGCGCCTAGTTTGCGCGCCTCTCCCTGCATGGTTTCACGACTATAGACGAAATCAGCAGCAACCATGGTCTTGGCTTTTTCAAGTTCTTCAGGGAGCACCGGGTCATATTTCAGACGAAAAATCTCAACCAGGGATTCTTTGATAGCTTCCCGCAAGTTCTCTGGTGGAGCGGTGCCAGCTACCTCAAAAAGCCCTGGGCCCTTGGGGGTAAAAGTGTAAGCGTAAATAGTGTGGACTATTCCCTTTTCACGGCGAAGTTGTTGATAAAGACGCGAAGACTCTCCTTGACCTAAAAGCACGGCAATGACATCCATTACCGGGGCTTCTGGTTTAAGGATACTCGGTCCGGGCAGGGCCAGATGAAAATAACCTTCTTTTACGTCTCTATCTAAAGTCACCAAGGCTGGTTCTTTCTTAGGAGGTTCTTGCGGAAAATTTACAACTTGAGGAGGAAGCTTTGGCTCGTTACCAAAGTAAGAGGCAATCTTGGCAAGGGCTTGCTCAGCGTTCACATCACCTACCACAACCACCGCCATATGCACTGGACGATATCTGCGGGCCATATAATCGAGAATATCTTTACGGGTGATGGCTTTTACCGTCTCAGGATAGCCAATAATTGGACGGCGATAGGGATATTTGAGATAGGCCTTTTGCATGACAGCTTCTGCAAGAGCAAGAGCCGGCCGGTCATTTCTCATGCGCATTTCTTCAAGGACCACCTGCTTTTCACGTTCTAGCTCCTGCGGATCAAAAATCGAATGAAAAATGGCATCTGAAAGGACATCAAGGGCGGTTTCTAATATCTCCCGCGGGCCTGTCACATAATAACAGGTATAATCGTAAGAGGTGAAAGCGTTAATGCTTCCGCCAAAACTTTCGATGGTGGAGGCAATTTCTCCGGGCTTACGCTTCTCGGTACCTTTGAAAATCATGTGTTCAATAAGGTGCGTAATACCAGCTTCGCTGTCTTTCTCGTAGGCACTTCCAGCCTTTACCCACACTTGAACAGCCACTACCGGAGCACGGTGGTTCTCCTCGACTATAACGGTTAGACCATTGCCTAGAACCGTTTTGTAAAGACCCGGAGCTATTTCCATAGCGCGAACCCCAGTTGAAAAAATTAAAAAAGAGAGGCCCAAAAGTAGCATCCATATATACCGCATAACCGCCTCCTTTCTTTTGACAACTCAACTTTAATTTTCGGTTTTCTGCAAGATTATAGCAAGCAGGTAGAGTATTTTTTTTATTTTCGTAAAAAAATGCCAAGCTTTTTCTTTTCAAAAAGTTTGACAGTTTGATTCAATTTTGATAGGGGATGTTCTTGAATGTTTCGATATTTTTTAATCAAAATTTTTGTTAGGAGGGAGGGAATGCATGTCTGACTTCAAAGAAGCAATCTCAAGGAGTTGGAAGGCTTTTGCTCAGTCAAACTGGTCTCCCATGATGGGTGGTATCTTGCTCGCTATTTTTTGTGTTTTCTTAGAAGCATGGTATCGCCCCTGGGGAATTGTCGGAGGTCTTAGAAACTGGGCAGATTGGCTCTTTTACGGCATAGGTTTTTATGAAGACGCTCCCCCTCATCCTTTGGAGTTCTCATCATCTGTATTGAATATCGGATATATATGGGGAGCGATGATATCTGCCATGCTTGCTCGTGAATTCGGATTACGTTTTCCCCCAAAAATCGAGTACGTAAAAGCAATTGTTAGCGGTATTCTCATGGGTCTTGGTTCTGCCTTGGCCATGGGTTGTAACGTTGGAGGATACTATGTAGCAATCCAAAATCTTGCAGCAAACGGCTTTTTAATGGCTATAGGGTTAACTTTTGGTGTTATCGTAGGAATTAAATATCTTTACTGGGAATTGGAACATTTCCCTTCAAGTGGCGGTTTTGAAATAAGTTTTCGAAAGATTAGCCCTTACATTGGCTTTCTATTGTTTGTGGGTCTTATTGTAGCTACTTATGCCTATTTCCGAAGCGATTTGGACAACGGCGAAGTCCTGGGTGGATGTCTAATAATTACCGCTGGCATTGGTTACGTCATTCACCGCAGTCGTTTCTGTATGGTCAATGGTTTCCGTGAACCCTTTATGACAGGCGAAGCCTCCATGGGTAAAGCCATTATGGTAAGCATCATTATTGGAGCCATTGGTGTATCTATCCTCAAGTATCAAGAAATCCGGCCGGAAATGATGTACGTGACCCCGACCTTTGGTTTGGGTGCCCTTTTGGGAGGCTTTATCTTTGGCGCAGCCATGGTTGTAGCTGGTGGGTGCGGCTCTGGTGCTCTTTGGCGTGTTGCTGAAGGCCAAATCAAGCTCTGGGTAGTTGCTTTCTTCTTCGCTTTGTCAAACTCTCTTATACGTCACTATTTCGCAGAATATGACGTTATTGAAAACGGATACCTTGGTAAAGCCGTCTTTATGCCAGAGTACTTAGGCTATGGAGGAACATTGTTTCTAATTACTCTTATTTGTGTCGTTTGGTACATCATTATCGATTGGAATGAAGATTCCAATAAGATGGTCATAGAAATGTAAATAATAAAAACTAAAAGGAGGATAAGCTATGTCTGATGTCAAAGTAGCCCCAGAAGGAATTACCCCAGATGTAACTCTTGATTGTAAGGGTCTTTCTTGTCCTATGCCTTTGCTTAAAACCAAAAAGGCTGTTCAGAAGATGAAACCTGGCCAGATCTTAGAAGTATTGGGGACTGACCCTGGTTCTAAGAACGACTTGCCTGGCTGGTGTGAAAGGGCTGGCCACGAGTTTCTTGGGGTCCGCGAAGAAGGAGGGTTCTTCCGCTTTTATATCAAAGTAGGCGGATAACCACAGCTTCAATACAAAATTAGGAGGTGTTTTTATGTCTAGCAGAGATCCGGACAAATTGGGCATTTTTGTAACCACGCCCCAGTATATGAACCACTTGATGAAAATAGTAGAAGCAGCCCAAAGGGCTGGCAAAAAAGTAAAAGTGTTTTTTACTTTCAAGGCGGTTCATTTAACCAAACAACCTGATTTTCCCAAGTTAGTACAAATGATCCCTGAAGAAGACCTAGCCATCTGTGCAGATTCTTATACCTGCGAAGGTTTTGATCTTGAAACTGATATTCCAGGGGGCATGAAGCCTTCTCAGTTGCGCACACAGGCTTTTCACGGACAAATCTTGGAAGAATGTGGCGCATACTTAGTGCTTTAAAGGAGGGATAAATATGGAATCTTTAAAGATTTATTTTTTAGTAGCAAACAGAATTTACATTACTGACTGTATTAGATCCACCCTGGGACAGTCAGTAGAAAACCACTATTCTCACTGTTGTGTGTTTTACAACAAAATGCCGCGTCTCACAGACTATGTCAAAGAAAATATCGAATGGATTCGCGATATGGAAGGTGAAGTATATTGTGTGGTAGATACTATCGCAGACGAAGAAGCAAAAAAATACAACATTGAAGAAGCCGGACTCACTCCTATTACTCTCGAAGAACTAGCCCAAAAATTAAAAGAGGCAGACGTTGTTATTGGATACGGCATGCCCAAACAAAAGAAAGATCCTCCACCAGCTTGTGCTGATTAATTCCTAAGAGGAGGGATACGAAATGAAGATTCTTCACGTATATCGTAACGAACCAACAGACGAAGTAAAAAAGTTAGTAGAAATTTTAAACGAGGGTAACGAAGCCCAAGAGTTTAAGCTTTATGAAGCAAAAGAAGATGCAGATTACGACAAATTAATTCAGCTGATATTTGAAGCTGACAAAACCATTAGCTGGTGGTAAAAGTCTAACAGGAGCAGGCATTTGGCCTGCTCCTATTTGGCTATTTGGTCAAGTTTTTGAGACCACATAAAGAGCTTAAACAGTAAAAGCGCAAGCCCAATCCTCAAAACCCACATATACCACGGACTGTTTTTAAAATAATAGACTACAAACTTAAAAAATCGCTTCACGAGACCCTCTCTATTTCATAAATTGCCGGAAGATGGCGATATTTTTCTGCAAAATCAAGCCCATACCCCACTAAAAAACCCTTGGGAACATAAAAACCGCGATAATCAATCGAAATTTCTACCTCACGGCGCTCAGGCTTATCTATCAAACAACAAACT of the Thermodesulfatator atlanticus DSM 21156 genome contains:
- the tyrS gene encoding tyrosine--tRNA ligase, which gives rise to MTPEEQLEYLKRGTVDIIEEKELLAKLKRSQETGTPLRIKAGFDPTAPDLHLGHTVLLRKMRHFQDLGHEVYFLIGDFTAMIGDPSGRSETRPPLTREQVLENAKTYAEQVFKILDEAKTKVVFNSEWMSKFNAEDFIRLCAKYTVARILEREDFKKRFETGRPIGIHELIYPLIQAYDSVALKADVELGGTDQLFNLLVGRDIQREYGQEPQVIITVPILEGLDGVQKMSKSLGNYVGITEPPQEMFGKIMSISDELMWRYYELLTDVPLEQIARWKEETAQGKINPKDLKMQLAKEIVARYHSPRAAEKAAQEFEKVFAKGGVPDDMPEVKTEAKELYLPRFLKEQGLVKSASEARRLISQGGIHLNGEKVSSEEISLDAGKEYVLRVGKKRFLKIIAL
- the hypE gene encoding hydrogenase expression/formation protein HypE is translated as MGIDEIILLEHGSGGKATERLIKEVFLACFKKVPLLDSAVLSFESNNLAFTTDSFVVDPIFFPGGNIGSLAVHGTVNDLAMVGARPLYLSAAFILEEGLLLDELKKIAASMAEAAKKAGVEIVCGDTKVVPRGKGDKVYINTTGIGLIPQGVSLDPCHIKEGDKVIVSGPIADHGLAVLAARENLGLEGLKSDSQALNHVCAALLKEFKDAVRVMRDPTRGGLASVLHEFSQASQKGIFLYEEKIPIRPQVKAGCEILGLDPLYLASEGRFVLVCEASFSGEIVRFLRQFDECQGAAEIGEVVASPQGLYLQTTFGGKRPVPPLSGEPLPRIC
- the amrS gene encoding AmmeMemoRadiSam system radical SAM enzyme, with product MREALLYEKLPDKNVKCKLCNHFCQIPPGKFGLCHVRFNENGILYSLVYGKIIAKHVDPIEKKPLFHFLPGSRSFSIGTVGCNFQCDFCQNYEISQFPRIEGRVIGEDATAQGVVEAALATACQTISYTYNEPTVFFEFAYDCAKLATKAGLRNVFVSNGYMTKEALDMIYPDLHAANIDLKSFRDEFYRKHCKARLKPVLETLKHLKNQGVWLEVTTLIIPGENDDPGELTEIATFIKEELGPETPWHVTRFYPRYQLLTRPATPVELLKRAYEIGKKVGLKYVYTGNVPGEEGESTFCWQCGEILIERYGFMVHSFRLTEHGTCPKCGAKIDGVWE
- a CDS encoding chemotaxis protein CheX, with product MSKSLIVDALEASVTEVISTFTGQKPEIGKSFIRKEIESLGEVSAILGLTGKGFTGTFVVTFEKECLFDIVAALFGTRPETINDETRDAAGEMANMICGAFRRRFEKQGISLQSSTPAIVSGENHTLDILCKSQRLVIPFSVNGSKLFVEFCLDKK
- the cobU gene encoding bifunctional adenosylcobinamide kinase/adenosylcobinamide-phosphate guanylyltransferase, producing MKILVLGGIKSGKSSFSLKLAEKYPQPKIFLATAEPFDTEMAAKIKKHRQERGKNWQTIETPLELATALKTIENPGVVVLDCLTVWLGNLFYHQKNLTCYVEDLLTALKTINFPLIIVSNEVGLGLMPAEHETRVFAENLGLLNQRVARLCDEVFLLVAGNPLKIK
- a CDS encoding Mrp/NBP35 family ATP-binding protein: MPTREEIMEALKKVKDPELGRSLPDLGMIRDVKIDGDKVIVTVALTIAGCPMKKRISDDVKKAVSEVPGVKEVEVELTTMTPEEREKIFGKKKPIDEKKALKDVRHIIAVASGKGGVGKTTVAVNLAVALAKKGYKVGILDADIYGPNVPLLMGLEGERPFTRDNLLIPPERYGIKVMSFGFLAPEGQAIIWRGPLVHRALSELAEVVDWGVLDFLVVDLPPGTGDAPLTVAQVFPLRGVVIVTTPQKVAISDVVRSVDMFNELGTRIFGIVENMSYLKTIGPDGKEQIIPVFGEGGGEKLARDLRVPFLGKIPLDPDIAKSGEVGKPAALDPESEIGKAFADIAEKIVKASLEFEKMGSCGLKKA
- a CDS encoding DUF364 domain-containing protein — encoded protein: MMTVYERLLEKALSKGRGRIVADVRIGLGYTAVKLDNGNIGLAYTIIEGKKSCNVLEPEVTFAGKPADIVAKYFLSANNIEAAVGLATINAILNTERDDYLFEDPLTLANISPEDKVAMVGFFEPLAARLKGKVAEFWIFEREPARFTETLREADMFDYLPQASVAIVTAVTLINKTLEEILDYLGNAREVILLGGSTPLFPQVFHDYPITILSGLLTKNNEILRVVSEAKGMKAFKPFVKKVSLRIK